From a single Anaerolineales bacterium genomic region:
- a CDS encoding ABC transporter ATP-binding protein — MTNIILETKKLTKTFGNFKAVDAVDITVYEGEVFGFLGPNGAGKTTTLGMALGLVHATAGEVKVLGRRVTPNDVHALRDVGALLGAPAFVPYLSAWDNIELVSRLTPGVDKKRIAEVIELVGLTDAARRKVGKFSTGMKQRVGLAMALVHRPRFVILDEPTNGLDPAGMREIRQLLRTLAENGTSILLSSHLLNEVQQVCDRIAVLNKGRVVAQGLVTDLLNGQKPSVRLTVSDTESAVRVLEALPGVENVQASGETLIVVGATSQVVMKHLLQNHIIPTEITAQKSDLESLFMDVTAAN, encoded by the coding sequence ATGACCAATATCATTCTCGAAACCAAAAAACTGACAAAAACCTTCGGCAACTTCAAAGCCGTGGATGCGGTGGACATCACAGTGTACGAAGGCGAAGTGTTCGGCTTCCTCGGTCCCAACGGCGCGGGCAAGACCACCACGCTCGGCATGGCGCTCGGACTGGTCCATGCCACGGCAGGGGAGGTGAAGGTGCTGGGTCGGCGCGTCACACCGAATGACGTGCACGCCTTGCGGGATGTCGGCGCGTTGCTCGGCGCACCCGCCTTTGTGCCGTATCTCTCCGCCTGGGACAATATCGAACTGGTCTCGCGCCTGACTCCCGGCGTGGATAAAAAGCGCATCGCCGAAGTCATCGAACTCGTCGGGTTGACCGACGCGGCGCGCAGGAAGGTCGGTAAATTTTCAACAGGCATGAAGCAACGTGTCGGGCTGGCGATGGCGCTGGTGCATCGTCCGCGCTTTGTGATCTTGGATGAGCCGACCAACGGACTCGACCCCGCAGGGATGCGCGAGATCCGTCAACTATTGCGCACACTGGCGGAAAACGGAACTTCGATCCTATTGTCAAGCCACCTGCTCAATGAAGTGCAACAAGTCTGTGACCGTATTGCCGTGCTCAACAAAGGGCGCGTCGTGGCACAGGGACTGGTGACCGACCTGCTCAACGGGCAAAAGCCGTCAGTGAGATTAACCGTCAGTGACACAGAATCAGCCGTCCGTGTGCTGGAGGCGTTGCCCGGCGTCGAGAACGTGCAAGCCAGCGGGGAAACGCTCATCGTTGTCGGCGCGACCAGCCAGGTCGTCATGAAGCATCTGCTGCAGAATCACATCATCCCCACCGAGATCACCGCCCAGAAAAGCGACCTTGAGTCGTTGTTCATGGACGTGACCGCCGCGAACTGA
- a CDS encoding cysteine desulfurase-like protein encodes MSFKLDVIRQQFPALARPAIFFDNPGGTQIAKPSIDRITKYLIESNANHEGAFETSIASDAVLDEAHQAMADFYNAASPQEIVFGNNMTTLTLHISRSISREWKEGDEIVLTRLDHDANVTPWILAAQDRGVKVNWVDFDVEDGTLKLDELQKALDRKPRLLAVGYASNALGTINPVQKIVKMAHAAGTLVYIDAVQYAPHGPIDVQKLNCDFLVSSAYKFFGPHVGILYGKRDLLERLFAYKVRPATNELPGKFETGTQNHEGIAGVLGALEYFEWIGKEFGGEYVEGLQEDGYTGRKLELKKGMTAIRAYEFELNRALLSALEAVPGLHIFGLTDPRRLDERVATFSFRIGDIPPRRIAEALAKENIYVWDGHYYAINVTERLGVEEAGGMVRVGAAHYNTLDEIARLKDALIKIANQ; translated from the coding sequence ATGTCATTCAAGCTTGATGTCATTCGTCAGCAATTTCCCGCGTTGGCTCGCCCTGCGATTTTTTTTGACAACCCCGGGGGGACGCAGATCGCCAAGCCGAGCATTGACCGCATCACCAAATATCTGATCGAAAGCAACGCCAATCACGAAGGCGCGTTCGAGACCAGCATCGCTTCGGATGCCGTGCTGGATGAGGCGCATCAAGCCATGGCGGATTTCTACAACGCCGCGTCTCCGCAAGAGATCGTCTTCGGCAACAACATGACCACGTTGACCCTGCATATCAGCCGTTCGATTTCACGCGAATGGAAGGAAGGCGATGAGATCGTCCTGACCCGCCTCGACCACGACGCCAATGTCACGCCGTGGATTCTCGCGGCGCAGGACCGCGGCGTGAAAGTCAACTGGGTGGATTTCGACGTGGAGGATGGCACGCTCAAACTCGATGAACTGCAAAAAGCGCTCGACCGCAAGCCGCGTTTGCTTGCGGTGGGCTACGCATCCAATGCGCTTGGCACGATCAACCCCGTGCAGAAGATCGTCAAGATGGCGCATGCCGCAGGGACATTGGTTTACATTGATGCTGTCCAGTATGCGCCGCACGGTCCCATTGACGTGCAAAAACTGAATTGTGACTTTCTGGTATCCTCCGCGTACAAATTTTTTGGTCCCCATGTTGGCATTTTATACGGCAAGCGCGACCTGCTCGAAAGGCTCTTTGCCTACAAAGTTCGTCCTGCCACGAATGAACTGCCGGGCAAATTCGAAACCGGCACGCAGAATCATGAAGGCATCGCAGGTGTGCTTGGCGCGCTCGAATACTTTGAGTGGATCGGAAAGGAATTTGGCGGCGAGTACGTGGAAGGTCTGCAAGAGGACGGTTACACCGGACGCAAACTTGAACTCAAAAAAGGCATGACCGCCATCCGCGCGTATGAGTTCGAATTGAACCGCGCGCTTCTCTCCGCGCTGGAGGCTGTTCCCGGTCTCCACATCTTTGGTCTCACCGATCCCCGCCGCCTCGACGAGCGCGTGGCGACCTTCTCCTTCCGCATCGGGGATATTCCCCCGCGAAGAATCGCAGAAGCATTGGCGAAGGAAAACATCTACGTCTGGGACGGTCACTACTACGCCATCAACGTCACCGAGCGGCTGGGTGTTGAGGAAGCAGGCGGCATGGTGCGCGTCGGCGCGGCGCATTACAACACGCTGGATGAAATTGCCCGACTCAAGGATGCCTTGATCAAGATCGCGAATCAATAA
- a CDS encoding molybdenum cofactor guanylyltransferase: MPMLTVVIQAGGQSSRMGEDKALKPFLGRPLIERVIGRMSPIADEMIVTTNRPADYAFLKDARLVSDLKPGRGALGGLYTAVASASHPLVAVVACDMPFASPTFFENGVRLMVEEEADVVIAKSDEGYEPIHALYRRETCLPAIEAAIDADQWKVIAWFPQVKVRTLSPDEVKVLDPSGLCFWNVNTPEEFARAEQLAK, from the coding sequence ATGCCCATGCTAACCGTTGTCATTCAAGCGGGCGGGCAGTCCTCGCGCATGGGGGAGGACAAAGCCCTCAAACCGTTCCTCGGACGTCCACTCATCGAGCGCGTCATCGGGCGGATGTCTCCGATCGCGGATGAAATGATTGTAACGACGAATCGTCCTGCCGACTATGCTTTCCTTAAGGATGCACGCCTCGTTTCGGACCTCAAACCGGGTCGCGGTGCACTGGGCGGACTCTACACTGCGGTCGCTTCCGCCAGCCATCCGCTGGTGGCTGTGGTCGCGTGTGACATGCCCTTCGCGAGTCCAACGTTCTTCGAAAACGGGGTCAGGCTCATGGTCGAAGAAGAGGCGGATGTCGTTATTGCGAAGTCAGACGAAGGCTATGAACCCATCCACGCCTTGTACCGCCGCGAGACCTGTCTGCCCGCCATCGAAGCCGCCATTGACGCGGATCAATGGAAGGTTATCGCGTGGTTCCCGCAGGTCAAGGTGCGGACGCTGTCGCCTGATGAGGTGAAAGTACTCGACCCGTCGGGCTTGTGCTTTTGGAACGTCAACACTCCCGAAGAATTCGCGCGAGCCGAGCAACTTGCAAAGTAG
- the amrS gene encoding AmmeMemoRadiSam system radical SAM enzyme, with protein MNSLANVLDSLTVEGELYEKLEDNSLRCFACGHRCLIREGRRGICQVRFNKGGTLFVPHGYVAALQSDPIEKKPFSHVLPGTNALTFGMLGCDYHCPYCQNWLTSQAMRDPASDVSAEFIRKMTPQKMVEYAQSTNASVVVSSYNEPLITSEWAVEIFKAAKANGLMCAYVSNGNNTPEVMDYIAPYLDAYKIDLKCMNDKNYRKLGGTLQHTLDGIKRAREAGLWVEVVTLVIPGFNDSNEELWDAARFLAEVSVNIPWHVTAFHKDYKMTEPDNTDANTLIRAAEIGREAGLKFVYAGNLPGHVGEYEDTLCPQCSYRLVKRRGYVIKEYDITGDGKCPKCGELIPGVWHQNPSTVGLNEIGIPLPIL; from the coding sequence ATGAATTCGCTGGCAAATGTACTGGACAGTTTGACGGTCGAAGGCGAGTTATACGAGAAACTCGAAGATAACTCGCTGCGTTGCTTTGCGTGCGGACATCGTTGTCTGATCCGCGAGGGGCGGCGCGGAATTTGCCAGGTGCGTTTCAACAAGGGCGGAACGTTATTTGTACCGCACGGTTATGTGGCGGCATTGCAGAGCGACCCCATCGAGAAGAAACCGTTTTCACATGTGTTACCCGGCACGAACGCATTGACGTTCGGAATGCTCGGCTGCGATTATCACTGCCCATATTGCCAAAACTGGCTGACATCCCAAGCCATGCGCGACCCGGCTTCGGATGTATCGGCAGAGTTCATCCGCAAGATGACGCCGCAAAAGATGGTGGAGTATGCGCAAAGCACCAACGCTTCGGTGGTGGTCTCTTCCTATAATGAGCCGCTAATCACCAGTGAGTGGGCAGTGGAGATTTTCAAGGCTGCGAAGGCGAATGGGCTGATGTGCGCCTATGTCTCGAACGGGAACAACACGCCCGAAGTTATGGACTACATCGCGCCGTATTTGGATGCCTACAAAATCGACTTGAAATGTATGAACGACAAGAACTACCGCAAACTGGGCGGGACATTGCAACACACGCTGGATGGCATCAAACGCGCTCGGGAGGCGGGGCTGTGGGTGGAGGTGGTGACGCTGGTCATTCCCGGATTCAATGATTCAAACGAGGAGTTGTGGGATGCGGCGCGGTTTCTGGCGGAAGTATCCGTGAACATTCCCTGGCATGTGACGGCGTTCCACAAGGATTACAAGATGACCGAGCCGGATAACACGGATGCGAACACATTGATCCGCGCGGCGGAGATCGGGCGCGAGGCGGGGTTGAAATTCGTTTATGCCGGGAATTTGCCGGGGCATGTCGGGGAGTATGAAGATACCTTGTGTCCGCAGTGCAGTTACCGGCTGGTGAAGAGGCGGGGATACGTCATCAAGGAATATGACATCACGGGGGACGGAAAATGTCCGAAATGCGGGGAACTCATTCCCGGGGTGTGGCATCAAAACCCCTCTACAGTAGGGTTAAACGAAATTGGCATCCCTTTACCTATATTGTAG
- a CDS encoding ABC transporter permease: protein MATDIKSLDIPNLLEPTRQALTPGQLIWRRFRKNIMAVLGMFGFGLLLLFITIGSYYTSEAQANAVDLQARLSSPSADHWMGTDSTGRDIFARIIYGGQISLFVGFTAVMLSVTLGTLVGGLAGFFGGWVDAILMRITEAMLSIPQLFLLIVLGKFIGRNIDTVMLFGRTFSGSVVIVIVVIALTSWMALARIVRANVLSLKEMDYVAVSKSLGSSDLRTFFRHLLPNTMGVIIVATTLGLAGAILSEAYVSFLGLGIQPPTASWGNMLTAAQTFIQQGTWWMWVYPSLFIIFTILCVNLIGDGLRDAFDPRSSRHL from the coding sequence ATGGCGACCGACATCAAATCCCTTGATATTCCCAATCTTCTCGAACCGACCCGGCAGGCGCTAACCCCCGGGCAATTGATCTGGAGAAGATTTCGCAAGAACATCATGGCAGTGCTTGGAATGTTCGGCTTTGGACTGCTCCTGTTATTCATCACCATTGGGTCTTATTACACCAGCGAGGCACAGGCAAACGCAGTTGACTTACAGGCGCGCCTAAGCAGCCCATCAGCCGATCACTGGATGGGAACGGACAGCACCGGGCGCGATATTTTCGCCCGCATCATTTACGGCGGACAGATATCCCTTTTCGTGGGTTTTACCGCCGTGATGCTATCCGTAACTTTGGGAACGCTGGTTGGCGGGCTGGCAGGATTCTTCGGCGGCTGGGTGGATGCGATCCTTATGCGCATTACTGAAGCCATGCTTTCCATCCCCCAACTCTTTCTATTGATCGTGCTTGGAAAATTCATCGGCAGGAATATTGATACGGTCATGCTCTTCGGCAGGACGTTCAGCGGAAGCGTCGTGATCGTGATCGTCGTGATCGCGTTGACATCCTGGATGGCGCTCGCCCGTATCGTGCGCGCCAACGTGCTTTCCCTCAAGGAAATGGACTACGTCGCCGTATCAAAATCCCTTGGCTCCAGTGACCTGCGGACCTTCTTCCGCCACCTGCTCCCGAATACCATGGGCGTCATCATCGTGGCAACCACGCTCGGGTTGGCAGGCGCAATCCTTTCGGAAGCCTACGTCTCTTTCCTGGGATTGGGCATCCAGCCGCCCACCGCATCCTGGGGCAATATGCTCACCGCCGCTCAAACCTTCATTCAGCAGGGCACATGGTGGATGTGGGTTTATCCCAGCCTGTTCATCATCTTTACCATTCTCTGTGTCAACCTGATCGGTGACGGTTTGCGGGATGCCTTCGACCCGCGCAGTTCCCGCCATCTCTAA
- a CDS encoding universal stress protein — protein MFEKILLSVDGSEHALRAAHKAAELARAVKAKEMHIVVVYDPIPIYLGEPNMQIAINTRKGEAETILETAVKEVGEVPCEVHSGIIEGSPAESIIEVATTSQSDLIVMGSRGLGRLAGLLLGSTSQKVVAHAPCPVLIVR, from the coding sequence ATGTTCGAAAAAATCCTACTTTCCGTGGACGGCTCTGAACATGCTCTTCGCGCCGCCCACAAAGCCGCCGAGTTGGCGCGCGCCGTGAAAGCAAAAGAAATGCACATTGTTGTCGTGTATGATCCCATTCCCATCTACCTGGGCGAGCCGAACATGCAGATCGCCATCAACACCCGCAAGGGCGAAGCCGAGACGATCCTGGAAACCGCCGTCAAGGAAGTTGGCGAAGTGCCGTGCGAAGTGCATTCGGGCATTATCGAGGGCAGTCCCGCTGAGTCGATCATCGAGGTGGCGACCACCAGCCAAAGCGACCTGATTGTGATGGGTTCGCGCGGCTTGGGCAGGCTGGCGGGCTTGCTGTTGGGCAGCACGAGTCAAAAAGTTGTGGCGCACGCACCGTGCCCGGTGTTGATCGTCCGTTAA
- a CDS encoding peptide ABC transporter substrate-binding protein has translation MKQKLSVLFSLMVLASMLLAACGGAATEAPAPDAPAAATSAPAADEPAAEAACQPVGTEPIPFPSGGKSVTGAYDQEPDSVVPYFTQMSFAVWVTQLTLVGLGEWDESGTFVPELAEEVPSAENGGVSEDGLTITWKLKDCLFWSDGTPITSEDVKFTWELVMDPGNAPTSRTGYDKIESIETPDDLTVVIKFSALYPPWPTLFTQGPNNAGGILPKHMLEGKTAVETDPFIRMPTVGSGPFIITEWIPGDYLSLLPNPNFYKGRPNLDRIQIRFVADSAAALAALQTGDVDWYPNFSEGDIETLSALEPNIKLTVIPGVDFEHYFFNLGRVDGVDGRGQADQEGFCPFKDVRVRKAITLGINRQAIVDSLLSGRTTVPVSQWPNSGWTNDNLVVDAYDPEEAARLLDEAGYTLGADGVRVGDCDGVQTRLSFNFETTTAPIRIDIGTAAQADLAQIGVEFNTIFTPAGTFFGQYVDGGPLTTGNYDMGGYTTGFYPDPYTDNYSCESIPTADAPDGVNWYHLCDPYLSDFMDTLLDTVDPAERKAILDEAQAYIAENYYVIMMYARGNVWGSTPRFQFGPNGPESDFNWNAETWDVTE, from the coding sequence GTGAAACAAAAACTGTCTGTTTTGTTTTCGCTGATGGTGCTCGCGAGCATGCTGCTTGCGGCTTGTGGTGGCGCTGCCACTGAAGCACCCGCACCGGATGCACCCGCCGCCGCAACCTCAGCCCCTGCGGCTGACGAGCCCGCTGCGGAAGCCGCTTGTCAACCGGTCGGCACTGAGCCGATTCCGTTCCCCAGCGGCGGCAAGTCGGTTACTGGCGCCTACGACCAGGAACCTGACTCTGTCGTGCCCTACTTCACCCAGATGTCCTTCGCCGTGTGGGTCACTCAGTTGACCTTAGTGGGTCTTGGCGAATGGGATGAGAGCGGCACCTTCGTGCCCGAACTGGCTGAAGAAGTTCCTTCCGCTGAAAATGGCGGCGTCTCTGAAGACGGCTTGACCATTACCTGGAAGTTGAAGGACTGCCTCTTCTGGTCTGATGGCACCCCCATCACTTCCGAAGATGTCAAGTTCACCTGGGAACTTGTCATGGACCCCGGCAACGCGCCCACTTCCCGCACCGGCTATGACAAGATCGAAAGCATTGAAACCCCCGATGACCTGACCGTCGTGATCAAGTTCTCCGCCCTCTACCCGCCTTGGCCCACACTGTTCACCCAGGGTCCCAATAACGCCGGCGGCATTTTGCCCAAGCACATGCTCGAAGGCAAGACCGCAGTAGAGACCGATCCCTTCATCCGCATGCCCACGGTTGGTTCCGGTCCGTTCATCATCACCGAATGGATCCCCGGCGACTACCTGTCCCTGCTCCCCAACCCGAACTTCTACAAGGGTCGTCCCAATTTGGATCGCATCCAGATCCGCTTCGTGGCTGACTCGGCTGCCGCTCTCGCCGCCCTGCAAACTGGTGACGTGGACTGGTACCCGAACTTCTCCGAAGGCGATATCGAAACCCTGAGCGCGCTCGAACCCAACATTAAACTCACCGTGATCCCCGGTGTGGATTTCGAACACTACTTCTTCAACCTCGGCCGCGTGGACGGTGTTGACGGACGTGGTCAGGCAGACCAGGAAGGCTTCTGCCCGTTCAAGGACGTCCGCGTCCGCAAGGCGATCACCCTCGGCATCAACCGCCAGGCGATCGTAGACAGCCTGTTGAGCGGCAGAACCACCGTTCCGGTCAGCCAGTGGCCCAACAGCGGCTGGACCAACGACAACCTCGTTGTTGACGCTTACGATCCTGAAGAAGCCGCCCGCCTGCTCGATGAGGCTGGCTACACCCTCGGAGCCGATGGCGTTCGTGTCGGCGATTGTGATGGTGTTCAGACCAGACTCTCCTTCAACTTCGAAACCACCACTGCCCCGATCCGCATTGATATTGGTACTGCCGCCCAGGCTGACCTCGCCCAGATCGGTGTCGAGTTCAATACCATCTTCACCCCTGCCGGCACCTTCTTCGGTCAGTATGTTGACGGCGGTCCTTTGACCACCGGTAACTACGACATGGGTGGTTACACCACCGGCTTCTACCCGGATCCCTACACCGACAACTATTCATGCGAATCCATCCCGACCGCGGATGCGCCGGATGGCGTCAACTGGTACCATCTCTGCGATCCCTATCTGTCCGATTTCATGGATACCCTGCTCGACACGGTGGATCCCGCCGAGCGCAAAGCCATCCTTGACGAAGCTCAAGCCTACATCGCCGAAAACTACTACGTGATCATGATGTACGCCCGCGGTAACGTCTGGGGCTCCACCCCGCGCTTCCAATTCGGTCCCAACGGTCCTGAGTCCGACTTCAACTGGAACGCCGAAACCTGGGACGTGACCGAGTAA
- a CDS encoding guanylate kinase: MTNTFDLRTPDPLLIVISGPSGVGKDSVVQRMKERGFPFHFVVTATTRERRENEVHGKDYWFVSKSEFARMIEGNELIEYAIVYGDYKGIPKAQVREALESGKDVIMRLDVQGAETVRRLAPDALLIFITCESEEELEHRLRERKTETADSLSLRIATARKELQRLDAFDYVIVNHDFHLDDTVDKVRAVITAEHLRVHHRKVTL, translated from the coding sequence ATGACCAACACATTCGATCTCCGTACACCTGATCCCCTTCTTATCGTCATTTCGGGACCTTCCGGCGTTGGGAAGGATTCCGTTGTCCAGCGCATGAAAGAGCGCGGATTTCCGTTCCATTTTGTTGTCACTGCCACTACGCGCGAACGCCGCGAGAATGAGGTGCATGGCAAGGATTACTGGTTCGTTTCCAAGTCTGAATTTGCGCGCATGATCGAGGGGAACGAACTGATCGAGTATGCGATCGTGTACGGCGATTACAAGGGCATCCCAAAGGCGCAGGTGCGTGAGGCGCTGGAGAGCGGCAAGGATGTGATCATGCGGCTCGATGTGCAAGGGGCGGAGACGGTGCGAAGGCTCGCGCCGGACGCGTTGCTGATCTTTATCACCTGTGAAAGCGAGGAGGAGCTCGAGCACCGCTTGCGTGAACGCAAGACCGAAACAGCGGATTCGCTCTCGCTGCGTATTGCCACGGCTCGCAAGGAACTGCAGCGACTTGATGCGTTCGATTATGTGATCGTCAACCACGATTTTCATTTGGATGATACGGTCGACAAAGTCCGCGCTGTGATCACGGCGGAGCATTTGCGCGTCCATCATCGCAAGGTGACCTTATGA
- a CDS encoding ABC transporter permease, translating to MWSYIARRALQALFTLLIITVLCFLLTRFSGDPLAQYATNPRMSEADKAALRERLGLNDPVYVQYFKWLGLAIQGDLGNSFFAKQPVSDMIKQRLPNTIILMLTAEVITIGLALTLGIISAVKQYSLTDIVITVFSFIGFSMPIFFSALGLLLIFAVQFKAWGLPHLPTGAAVWDKSDPVEYIKNMILPVSALVLIQTAGYSRFVRTSILEVLGLDYIRTARAKGLSSRLVLFKHALRNAALPLVTIVGLDIPFMLGGAIVTESIFSWPGMGRLFWEYAQRSDYPVVLGVLLIISTAVVVLTIVTDVVYTFVDPRIKLG from the coding sequence ATGTGGTCTTATATTGCGAGACGCGCACTTCAAGCACTTTTTACCCTCTTAATTATCACCGTTTTATGCTTTCTTCTGACCCGTTTTTCGGGAGATCCCCTCGCGCAATATGCCACCAATCCGCGCATGAGCGAAGCAGACAAGGCTGCGCTGCGTGAACGGCTCGGGCTCAACGACCCGGTCTATGTTCAATATTTCAAGTGGCTTGGTCTCGCGATCCAGGGCGACCTCGGAAATTCCTTCTTTGCAAAACAGCCCGTCTCTGACATGATCAAGCAGCGCCTCCCAAACACCATCATCCTCATGCTGACCGCTGAGGTCATCACGATCGGGCTGGCGCTTACTCTCGGGATCATCTCAGCAGTAAAACAATATTCACTGACAGATATTGTCATTACCGTGTTTTCATTTATCGGCTTTTCCATGCCCATCTTTTTCAGCGCACTTGGATTGCTATTGATATTTGCAGTCCAGTTCAAGGCATGGGGGCTGCCACACCTGCCAACCGGCGCGGCTGTGTGGGATAAAAGCGACCCGGTGGAATATATCAAGAACATGATCCTGCCGGTCTCCGCCCTCGTCCTCATTCAGACAGCCGGATACTCCCGCTTCGTCCGCACCAGCATCTTGGAAGTACTTGGACTGGATTACATCCGCACCGCCCGCGCAAAGGGATTAAGCAGCCGCCTCGTACTGTTCAAGCATGCGCTTCGCAACGCCGCCCTGCCGCTGGTCACCATCGTGGGGCTGGATATTCCCTTCATGCTCGGAGGCGCCATCGTCACCGAATCCATCTTCTCCTGGCCCGGCATGGGCAGGCTCTTCTGGGAATATGCGCAGCGCAGCGACTATCCGGTCGTGCTTGGCGTTCTGCTGATCATTTCAACGGCGGTCGTTGTTCTGACCATCGTCACAGACGTTGTTTACACGTTCGTAGACCCGCGCATCAAGTTAGGGTAA
- a CDS encoding zinc ribbon domain-containing protein, with protein sequence MPTYDFICNACRQRFDVFMTFSEYGKKSVQCAHCGSKNVRRRMTKVRIAKSEESRFESMTDDFSGIEGLEDDPKVLGQMMRKMGKEMGEELPPEFDDVVDRLEAGQSPEEIESALPDLGADSADDV encoded by the coding sequence ATGCCCACCTACGACTTTATCTGCAACGCCTGCCGACAGCGCTTCGACGTGTTCATGACCTTCAGCGAATACGGGAAGAAATCTGTGCAATGTGCCCACTGCGGCAGCAAGAACGTCCGCCGCCGCATGACCAAGGTTCGCATCGCAAAATCGGAGGAGAGCCGCTTCGAATCCATGACGGACGACTTTTCCGGAATCGAAGGTTTGGAGGATGATCCAAAAGTCCTCGGTCAGATGATGCGGAAAATGGGAAAGGAAATGGGCGAGGAATTGCCGCCCGAGTTCGATGATGTCGTGGACCGGCTGGAAGCGGGGCAAAGCCCGGAAGAAATAGAGTCTGCCCTCCCGGACCTTGGGGCGGATTCTGCAGATGATGTATAA
- a CDS encoding rhomboid family intramembrane serine protease: protein MTNIPASSPDLEPVPAPQTVRVRMPSIPTTVTYVLIGITVAVYLLQMASVALWGYAIYDIGWLEIYGARINESIRAGELWRLITPVFLHGSLMHIFFNMYALFNIGSFLERQFGHGRFFLLYFLGAFAGNVFSFLLTGEGSISVGASTAVFGLIGAQAVFLYQNRELFGEQSRQMIGSTVFIIVINLFIGLSPRIDNWGHIGGLLGGALFAWFASPRWMVVGMPPEMSLHDEREMRDTVTGAGIVAVIFGLLAVWGIFFK, encoded by the coding sequence ATGACGAACATTCCCGCCTCCTCGCCCGACCTCGAGCCTGTTCCTGCTCCCCAAACGGTGCGCGTTCGGATGCCTTCCATCCCCACCACGGTGACGTATGTGTTGATCGGCATCACGGTGGCTGTATATTTACTGCAAATGGCAAGCGTTGCGTTATGGGGCTATGCCATCTATGACATTGGCTGGCTGGAGATCTACGGTGCGCGCATCAATGAGTCCATCCGCGCGGGGGAGTTGTGGCGTTTGATCACGCCTGTTTTCCTGCATGGCTCCTTAATGCATATCTTCTTTAATATGTATGCCTTGTTCAACATTGGCTCGTTTTTGGAACGTCAATTCGGGCATGGCAGGTTTTTCCTGCTGTATTTTCTCGGCGCTTTTGCGGGCAACGTGTTCTCGTTTTTGCTGACGGGCGAAGGAAGTATTTCGGTTGGCGCATCCACGGCGGTGTTTGGGTTGATCGGAGCGCAGGCGGTCTTCCTGTATCAGAACCGCGAATTGTTCGGTGAGCAGTCGCGGCAGATGATCGGCAGCACGGTCTTTATCATCGTCATCAATCTTTTCATTGGCTTATCACCCCGCATTGACAATTGGGGGCACATCGGCGGTTTGCTGGGCGGTGCGTTATTCGCCTGGTTTGCCAGTCCGCGCTGGATGGTGGTCGGGATGCCGCCGGAAATGTCCCTGCATGATGAGCGTGAGATGCGGGATACAGTTACCGGCGCAGGGATCGTGGCGGTGATTTTCGGTCTGCTCGCGGTGTGGGGGATATTCTTCAAGTGA